The Brassica napus cultivar Da-Ae chromosome C7, Da-Ae, whole genome shotgun sequence genome has a segment encoding these proteins:
- the LOC106409234 gene encoding probable hexosyltransferase MUCI70 — MGKFIRITASPPLYVRSKLLCFSLLYFFTTLSLFLYVSLSRNQCVFRYSPFDPIQTNIFSYPSSYGEHKYALPTHRSSCSSPVFFSDYWTVLNEIQSICSDSSSSEKLRYINGNSETFGGNFSTQKRFSYFNHSDNDVEVPCGFFRDFPVSDSDRAEMEKCGLVVASAIFNDHDKIRQPVGLGVKTLETVCFYMFIDDKTLNSLFHHNVIPKNNPRDYRVGVWRIIKISKSENLYLNPAMNGVIPKYLIHRLFPNSQFSIWIDAKIQLMIDPLLLIHSLVVVPDVDMAISKHPFFVNTMEEAMATARWNKWGDIDGLRMQMETYCEHGLKPWNSHKMPYPTDVPDSALILRKHGIRSDLFSCCMFNELEAFNPRDQLAFAFVRDHVNPMVKMNMFEVEVFEQIVVEYRHNLKKIETSSYEEQEEEQKQKSLRIIQKKRRWLDYGSWSLNGSSCKSYLMEMWDDHH; from the exons ATGGGAAAATTCATCAGAATCACCGCGTCTCCGCCTCTCTATGTCCGATCAAAGCTCCTCTGTTTCTCACTTCTCTACTTCTTCACCACACTTTCTCTGTTCCTCTACGTCTCTCTCTCAAGAAACCAATGCGTCTTTCGATATTCACCTTTCGATCCGATCCAAACAAATATCTTCTCTTATCCTTCTTCTTACGGTGAACACAAATACGCTCTTCCCACCCACAGATCTTCTTGCTCTTCCCCTGTTTTCTTCTCAG ATTACTGGACAGTGTTGAATGAGATACAGAGCATATGCAGCGACTCATCATCGTCGGAGAAGTTGAGATACATTAATGGAAATAGCGAAACTTTCGGTGGAAACTTCAGTACCCAGAAGAGATTTTCTTATTTCAATCATTCGGACAATGACGTTGAAGTTCCATGTGGTTTCTTTAGAGACTTTCCAGTCAGCGACTCCG ATAGAGCTGAGATGGAGAAATGTGGACTAGTAGTTGCATCAGCCATTTTTAACGACCATGACAAAATCAGACAACCAGTCGGACTTGGAGTTAAAACCCTAGAAACCGTTTGTTTCTATATGTTCATTGACgacaaaacactaaactctcTCTTTCACCACAATGTCATCCCTAAAAACAATCCAAGAGATTACAGAGTCGGCGTATGGAGAATcatcaaaatctcaaaatcCGAAAATTTATACCTCAATCCGGCTATGAACGGTGTTATACCAAAGTATCTTATACATAGACTGTTTCCAAACTCACAGTTCAGTATTTGGATTGACGCCAAAATCCAGCTCATGATCGATCCGCTTCTTCTAATTCATTCTTTGGTAGTAGTGCCTGATGTTGATATGGCGATATCTAAGCATCCTTTTTTTGTAAATACGATGGAGGAGGCTATGGCTACGGCGAGGTGGAATAAATGGGGAGATATCGATGGGCTAAGGATGCAGATGGAGACTTATTGTGAGCATGGTTTGAAGCCTTGGAATTCTCATAAAATGCCATATCCCACAG ATGTACCAGACAGTGCGTTGATACTGAGAAAACACGGAATAAGAAGCGACCTATTCTCGTGCTGCATGTTCAACGAGTTAGAAGCGTTTAACCCGAGAGACCAGTTGGCCTTTGCGTTTGTGAGGGATCACGTAAACCCAATGGTGAAAATGAACATGTTTGAGGTTGAAGTTTTTGAACAAATAGTTGTTGAATACAGACACAATCTCAAGAAGATTGAGACATCTTCGTACgaggaacaagaagaagaacagaaaCAAAAATCGTTACGGATAATACAGAAGAAACGAAGATGGTTAGATTATGGATCTTGGTCTCTCAACGGTAGTAGTTGTAAGAGTTATCTCATGGAGATGTGGGATGATCACCATTGA
- the LOC106410094 gene encoding major pollen allergen Ole e 10-like, with amino-acid sequence MTKVYSLLLVIFIILSVIAVHHFPVASSKQWCIANSTETDAELLLNIYLGCEHKFVNCKPIYPGGSCFDPDTLISHASFVMNAFFQLHNRTKEYCGYNNTGIITSTDPSYGSCVYYVS; translated from the coding sequence ATGACAAAAGTTTATTCATTGTTATTAgtcattttcataattttatcgGTCATTGCGGTGCATCACTTTCCTGTAGCATCCTCTAAACAATGGTGCATAGCAAATTCGACGGAGACAGATGCAGAactactattaaatatatatttagggtGCGAACATAAATTCGTCAATTGTAAACCAATCTACCCTGGTGGATCTTGTTTCGACCCTGATACTCTCATTAGCCATGCGTCATTTGTGATGAATGCTTTTTTCCAACTCCATAATCGCACCAAAGAATATTGTGGTTACAACAATACTGGCATAATCACTAGCACTGACCCAAGTTATGGTTCATGTGTGTATTATGTAtcttag
- the LOC106409115 gene encoding uncharacterized protein LOC106409115, with protein sequence MASQETITNQREGAEIVNGASMCKQKANEMLSSMNLPKGLLPLDNMTEIGYNKSTGYIWIKMNNNVQHQFKAIGKNVSYDAEVTAFVENRRMRGLTGIKSKELFIWVTITEIYIDDQDTSKITFAGRSGLSRSFPVSAFEEEEK encoded by the coding sequence ATGGCGTCTCAAGAAACCATAACCAACCAAAGAGAAGGAGCTGAGATCGTTAATGGCGCATCAATGTGCAAGCAAAAAGCAAACGAGATGTTATCGTCCATGAATCTACCAAAAGGACTTCTCCCTCTAGACAACATGACAGAGATCGGTTACAACAAATCAACCGGTTATATATGGATCAAGATGAACAACAATGTTCAGCACCAGTTTAAGGCCATCGGAAAAAACGTATCGTATGATGCGGAGGTCACTGCTTTCGTTGAGAACCGTAGGATGCGTGGTCTCACAGGAATCAAGAGCAAAGAGCTTTTCATTTGGGTTACGATCACTGAGATTTATATTGATGATCAAGATACCTCGAAAATCACCTTTGCTGGCCGCTCGGGTTTGTCACGTTCTTTTCCCGTTTCTGCGTTTGAGGAAGAGGAGAAGTGA